TCGGCGGTGGCGGTGGCGACGGCGGATTGGCGGGAGGTGTCCTCGGCCGAGGAGGCGATCTGGGCGGAGGTCGCCGACAGCTCCTCGGCCGACCCCGCGAGCGAGTCCGCGTTCTCGACGACGGTCGACATCACCTGACGCAGGTTGGCGACGGCGGCGTCGAGCGAGGCGCCCATGCGGCCGAGCTCGTCGTTGCTGGTGAGTCCGGCGCTCGCGTTGAGGTTGCCCGCGGCCAGGGCCTCGGTCGCCTCCTGCACCTTGCGGGTGTTGCGGGCGATCGCGGTGGCGACCAGGTAGCCGAGCCCCAGGGCCAGCGCGATGCCGACCGCGAGCAGCACGACGGCGACGACGACCTGCGAGTGGTACGCCGCCTGGGCCTGCTTGTCCCGGTCGGCTGCTTCGGCCGACTCCGACGTCACGAGGTTGTCGAGAGTGGTGGCGAGCTTGTCGCTGATCGGCGACACCTTGGCCTTGTTCACGCTCAGCCACTCCGCGCGCTTGCCGGCGAGGGCGAGCGGCTCGAGCAGCGTCTTCTGCGCCGCCATGTAGTTCGTGGCCAGCGCCTGGACCCGCTTGACCGACGCGACGTACGAGGCGTCCGGGTTGGAGGCGAGGAAAGCGTCCAGGGTCTTGGTGAACACCGCGTAGTCGGCGTTCATCTTGTCGATCGCGGTCTGCGCGTCGGTGCGGGTGGACGCGAGGGGCGCGCCGCGCGCGTCCACGCGGACGGTGAGGAACGCGGCCCGGATCTCGCCGGCCTGCGCGACCCCCAGGGTGTTCTCCTGGTAGATCGAGTGGCCGCGGTCGGCGACGTCGCCCAGCGAGCGGATGCCCAGGACGCCCACGATCACGGCGACCAGGCACGCCAGCGCGACGGCGGCGAGGATCTTGACCTTGACGCCGCGATCGGCGAACCAGCGCGTGGCGCTGCCCTTGCGTGACGTGCTCTGTGCTGCGGACATCTCGACCTCTCACGGACCCCGACCCGAGCACACGCCCGGCTGTTGTCGGTCTGATCGGTTGCGCACAGCAGGAGTTGAGAGGTAAACGAAGTTGATGTTCGGTCAGCGAACGGTACGCACCTTGTAGGTCGATATGGCACCCAGCAGTGCGGTACACCCCACAGTTGCGAACAGGGCGGGGTACCCGTGGCCGGCGCCGTCGATGAGCAGGCCGGCCAGCAGCGGCGCCACCGCCGGCGGCACGATGGTGCCGATGTTCATGACGCCGAGATCCTTGGCCCGGCTGCGCGCGTCGGGCAGCACCTGGGTGATCAGGGCCTGGTCGACCGACATGTACGCGCCGAAACCGCCACCCAGCATCGCGGCGGCGACGAAGGCGACGCCGGGGCCGGGGAACGCCGCGAGCAGGAAACCGGCCAGCGCCTGGAGGACGCCGGCCACCGCCACGAAGATCCGTCGCCGCCCGGATCGGTCGGACAGCACGCCGGCCACGTAGGTCGTGACCAGCGCTGCCACCAGGTAGACGACGGTGAGGGCGAGCAGCGTGCCGTCCGGGTCGGCGACCCGCAGGGCGTCGGTGAGGAAGTAGAGCAGGTAGCACGTGCCCAGTGAGTTGCCGAGGTTGACCAGCAGTCGTCCCCCGAAGGCCCACGCGAAGTCGGGGTGGGCGCGGACGTCGATGCGCAGGGAGCCGACGACCTGACGCAGCCGCAGCACCTCGCCGGGCGCCGGCGGAACCTCGACGTAGTGGCGGACGAACGGCACGGTGAGCACCAGCAGCGCGGCCGCGATCACGACGTACCCCTCGAGCGAGGTCAGGCCCAGCGCGGCCACCACCGCGATGCCGAGGACGACGCCGAGGGCCTGGGGAGCGTAGACGGCGCTGGAGATCATCCCGCGCTGCCGGCCGGGGACACGGTCGACGACGACCGCGGTGAGCCCGGCGGTGGCGGCACTGAGCCCGAGCATGCTGAACGACCACGCGAGGGCGAGGCTGCCCCAGTGCGTCTGCAGGCCGGTGAGCACCAGCCCCGCGGCGAACAGGACCGTACCCCCGGCGATCCACGCGCGGCGGCGACCGAACCGGGAGCGGCTGCGGTCCGACAGTGCGCCGCAGATCGGCAGCGCCAGCAGCGCGATCGCGCCCGAGACCCCGTTGATCACCGCGAAGTCGCGGACCTTGGCCGCCGGGTCGATGCGGGCCAGCTGGTCGGGCAGCAGCAGCTGGATCGGCACCAGGTTGGCCATCCAGAAGCCCAGCCACGCGACGCCGAAACGGACGGTCCAACCGCGGCCGACACGCTCGGTCGCGTCCGACGCGGCGTCCGCCGCGGACGGCACCACGGTGCCACCCACGGCGGGCGGGACGATCGGCTCGAGCTCGGCGGGCATCGTTCCTCGTCTCGCCTCGGGGACCGATGCGAGGTTAGAGCACGAGACCGCTACGGGACGGCCTGCTCGGCCGCGACGGGCTGCGCGGCGTGCCAGGTGACGCCCGCGAGGATGCGGTCGAGCGCGGTGCGCTGTGCGCGCGTGATCTCGTCGCTGCTCCCGGGCGCGGCGAGCTGGAACCCGACCACCGTCCGCGGGCCGACCAGGGTCGCGGCGACCGCGTACCTGCTCACGACGTAGGTCGGCTTGCCGTCCACGGTCCGCCGGACGCTCGCGTACCGGTCGAAACCGTCGACGTCGTCGAGCTTTTCGCCGACGAAGATCACGACCGACCCGGTCTGCCTCGACTCGAGGACCAACCGCGTGGGGTAGTCGCCGGTCGCGTCCGCATAGGTCTCGGTGACCCGGCTGCCGGGCGGTGCGTAGCTCAGTCGGAACGGCACCGGGAAGGGGGCCGTCTCGTCCGGCCGGACCGCACGCGCCACCGCGAGCAGTTGGGCGTCGGTGCTGGTCGCGCTCGTCCGGCCCTGCACGAGGACCCAGCGGCCGCGGGGCGAGCGGAAGGCGAGCGTCGGGTACTCGTGGCCGCCTTCACCCTGCAGTTCGACGTCGCCGAGGTAGGCGGTCCTGCCGTCGAGATCGACCTTGCGCCCCCCGGTGACGGTGCCGCTCGCGAGGTGGTCCCACACCGTCACGTAGGTCTGGTACGGCGAGCCGCCGTTGTCGCCGGCGATGGTCCCGTCGTCGCCCTTCTTGCGGAGGGCGACCGAGCGGTAGCCGGGACGGGACTCCCGGGACGCCACCGTGTAGCCGCTCGGTGTGTCCATGGCGAACCAGGTCAGCGACGCCGACCGGGTGACCCGGTCGACCGCGGGCGCCGGACGGGGCGTCGTGGTCGTCGGCGTGCCGGTGTGCGCCGGCGGGGCCGTCCGCTCGCCGTTCGAGTCGTGGACGGCGACGACGATGCCCGCGGCGGTGAGGACGGCCACGACGGCGGCCGCGGCCGCGAGCAGCGGCGAGCGGTTCGCGGTACGGCGTGCGGCGCGGTGGCGCTCGCGGCGAGGGGCGAGGGTGACGACGTCGGGCGCGTGCTGCTCGTCGCCACCCCGTTCGAACGCGAACGTCGAGGCGGGGACGGCTCCGACGTCCTCGGCGCGGGCGCGCAGCATCGCGCGCAGGTCGTCCTCGAACGTGTCGCGGGTCTGGTTCGGGGTCATCGGGCACCACCCTCGGTGTCGTCGTTCAGGGTGTGGTCGTCGCGCAGGGTGTGGTCGTCGTTCAGGGTGCGGTCGTCGTTCAGGGTGTGGTCGTCGCGCAGGGTGCGGAGACCACGGGCGGCGAGGCTGCGGACGGTGGCCCGCCGGCAGCCGATGGCGTCGGCGATCTCGGGGTCCGCGGCGTCGGCGTAGTAGCGCAGCACCAGCACCGTCCGCTGCCGGGCCGGTAGTCGACGCATGGCCTGCCACAGCACGTCGCGCTCGGCGGCGGCGGTGACGTCGTCGGCACTCGCGACGTCCGGCCGGTCGTGGACGCGCTCGACGGCGACCTCGGTGCTCGACGCGCGACGCGCCCACGAGATGTTGTGGTTGGCGAGGGCTCGCCGCGCGTACCCGACGGGGTTGTCGAGGGGCAGCTCGTCGCCGAAGCGGCGGTGCATCGCGAGGAACACCTCCTGCAGCAGGTCCTCGGCGCGGTGCCTGTCCCCGGACAGCAGGTAGGCGAACCGCAGCAGCTCCGGGGCCGCCGACCGGGCGAACGCAGACAGCGAACTGGACCCGGCCGTGGGCAGTGGGGATTCGGTGGCCATCGCTCTCACGCCCCGTACGACGCGGTCATGGCGCGAAAGTGTTGCAGCCCCCGGTCGTCCGTCCGCCAGGCGCGTCAGAACGTGAGCACGATGCGCCCTCGCACGCCGCCGGCCTCGAGCCGCCGGTGCGCCTCGGCGGCCTGTGTCGCGGGCAGCTGCGCGGCCACGCGCAACGTCACCGCGCCCGCCTCGACCT
This portion of the Jatrophihabitans endophyticus genome encodes:
- a CDS encoding MFS transporter, whose product is MPAELEPIVPPAVGGTVVPSAADAASDATERVGRGWTVRFGVAWLGFWMANLVPIQLLLPDQLARIDPAAKVRDFAVINGVSGAIALLALPICGALSDRSRSRFGRRRAWIAGGTVLFAAGLVLTGLQTHWGSLALAWSFSMLGLSAATAGLTAVVVDRVPGRQRGMISSAVYAPQALGVVLGIAVVAALGLTSLEGYVVIAAALLVLTVPFVRHYVEVPPAPGEVLRLRQVVGSLRIDVRAHPDFAWAFGGRLLVNLGNSLGTCYLLYFLTDALRVADPDGTLLALTVVYLVAALVTTYVAGVLSDRSGRRRIFVAVAGVLQALAGFLLAAFPGPGVAFVAAAMLGGGFGAYMSVDQALITQVLPDARSRAKDLGVMNIGTIVPPAVAPLLAGLLIDGAGHGYPALFATVGCTALLGAISTYKVRTVR
- a CDS encoding SigE family RNA polymerase sigma factor codes for the protein MATESPLPTAGSSSLSAFARSAAPELLRFAYLLSGDRHRAEDLLQEVFLAMHRRFGDELPLDNPVGYARRALANHNISWARRASSTEVAVERVHDRPDVASADDVTAAAERDVLWQAMRRLPARQRTVLVLRYYADAADPEIADAIGCRRATVRSLAARGLRTLRDDHTLNDDRTLNDDHTLRDDHTLNDDTEGGAR
- a CDS encoding MCP four helix bundle domain-containing protein; the protein is MSAAQSTSRKGSATRWFADRGVKVKILAAVALACLVAVIVGVLGIRSLGDVADRGHSIYQENTLGVAQAGEIRAAFLTVRVDARGAPLASTRTDAQTAIDKMNADYAVFTKTLDAFLASNPDASYVASVKRVQALATNYMAAQKTLLEPLALAGKRAEWLSVNKAKVSPISDKLATTLDNLVTSESAEAADRDKQAQAAYHSQVVVAVVLLAVGIALALGLGYLVATAIARNTRKVQEATEALAAGNLNASAGLTSNDELGRMGASLDAAVANLRQVMSTVVENADSLAGSAEELSATSAQIASSAEDTSRQSAVATATA